From the Brassica napus cultivar Da-Ae chromosome A8, Da-Ae, whole genome shotgun sequence genome, one window contains:
- the LOC125577136 gene encoding S-protein homolog 5-like has translation MVFLTNRHLIFVLITYLIILRTSLSLEHSVNGDVPFLPKHVMITNKLVTREGMVLHCRNKGKDLGFKAILADESFDFRFHLNIRRTAVYTCTFSWHGNVKRFDIFRADRDDNPRSTCGICRECIWHISESGPCRMKRDGGSPYCFPWAS, from the coding sequence ATGGTATTCTTAACAAACCGTCACCTCATTTTCGTGTTAATAACATATCTAATTATTTTAAGAACTTCTTTATCACTTGAACACTCTGTCAATGGAGATGTGCCATTCTTACCTAAACATGTTATGATCACTAACAAATTGGTCACACGTGAAGGAATGGTCTTGCACTGCAGGAACAAAGGGAAAGATTTAGGCTTTAAAGCGATATTAGCTGATGAAAGTTTCGATTTCAGGTTTCATCTTAATATACGCAGAACAGCCGTGTATACTTGCACTTTCTCGTGGCATGGAAACGTAAagagatttgacatttttagaGCTGATAGAGACGATAATCCAAGAAGTACGTGTGGTATATGCAGAGAATGTATTTGGCATATATCTGAGTCAGGTCCATGTCGTATGAAACGCGATGGAGGCTCTCCTTACTGTTTTCCATGGGCTTCTTAG
- the LOC111211914 gene encoding S-protein homolog 5-like, giving the protein MIISQTISLIPSMASSTNNQFILVLFSFLLVLKTSSSFGNHSSTDGILPFAPKHVVVVNKLTSQAKLIAHCTNKEKDLGVKELLPGSSFDFRFRVNLRKTTRYTCTFEWPGNKVTFDIFRVDRDDTPKSEFGVCRECIWYIYEPAPCRLDRDAGIPYCFDWNS; this is encoded by the coding sequence ATGATCATTTCACAAACTATCTCTTTAATCCCATCAATGGCTTCATCTACAAATAACCAATTCATATTAGTGCTATTCTCATTCTTACTTGTCCTCAAAACATCATCATCTTTCGGAAACCACTCGTCCACCGATGGGATTTTACCATTCGCACCTAAACATGTCGTAGTTGTTAACAAACTGACCTCACAAGCAAAGTTGATCGCGCATTGCACGAATAAAGAGAAAGATCTGGGGGTAAAAGAGCTGTTACCTGGATCTAGCTTTGATTTTAGGTTTCGTGTCAATCTCCGTAAAACGACGAGATACACTTGCACTTTCGAGTGGCCCGGAAATAAGGTAACATTTGATATTTTCAGGGTAGATAGAGATGATACTCCAAAAAGTGAATTTGGAGTTTGTAGAGAATGTATTTGGTACATTTATGAACCAGCCCCTTGTCGTCTTGACCGCGATGCAGGCATTCCTTATTGCTTTGATTGGAATTCTTAG
- the LOC125577137 gene encoding myb family transcription factor PHL8-like isoform X2, protein MDNDKNHKTEEPKPRLRWSYELHHRFIDAVNQLGGPNKATPKGLMRVLEIPELTLYHLKSHLQKYRLGISERFIGNKQDAGRSQECQSQEDLGDQLDIIVPEEKHDEPNKNLQIKEAVEIQMEVQKKLHEQIEMQQQLQVRIEAQGKYLQSVLLKAQETLSGYKSSNLYAVASMANRNCLSSSISALTQADEDNEVEEEYDFLCTKKPENRGNESTRSSVDCSLASSESSEAKLDHRSQTIMRRSDELQFMEIKPEEVMDRKKRRWDDDVLCVEQSIRKKAFGGLDGEDLGLNLNSFKVMETSYKSNYKSNK, encoded by the exons ATGGATAATGATAAGAATCACAAGACAGAGGAACCTAAACCGAGATTGAGATGGAGTTATGAGCTTCATCACAGATTCATCGACGCCGTTAATCAACTTGGGGGACCAAACA AGGCGACGCCTAAGGGTTTGATGAGGGTTCTCGAGATTCCTGAGCTTACTTTGTACCATCTCAAGAGTCATTTACAG AAATATCGGCTCGGGATAAGCGAGAGATTCATTGGCAACAAGCAAGATG CGGGAAGATCCCAAGAATGTCAGAGTCAAGAAGATCTTGGAGATCAACTAGACATTATTGTCCCCGAAGAAAAACATGACGAACCTAACAA AAACTTGCAAATCAAGGAAGCGGTAGAAATACAAATGGAAGTCCAGAAGAAGCTCCACGAACAAATCGAA ATGCAGCAGCAGTTACAAGTGAGAATAGAGGCACAAGGGAAATATTTACAGTCAGTGTTACTGAAAGCTCAAGAAACTCTCTCCGGTTACAAATCTTCTAATCTCTATGCAGTAGCATCGATGGCGAATAGAAACTGCCTCAGTTCTTCTATCTCAGCACTGACACAAGCAGATGAAGATAACGAGGTTGAGGAAGAATACGATTTCTTGTGTACCAAGAAACCAGAAAACAGAGGAAATGAGTCGACGAGAAGTTCAGTTGACTGCTCGTTGGCATCATCAGAAAGCTCAGAAGCAAAACTGGATCATCGTTCTCAGACCATTATGAGGAGATCAGACGAGCTTCAGTTTATGGAGATCAAACCAGAGGAAGTGATGGAtcggaagaagagaaggtgggACGATGATGTCCTTTGCGTAGAACAATCTATCCGGAAGAAAGCATTTGGAGGCCTAGACGGTGAGGACTTGGGTCTGAATTTAAATAGTTTCAAGGTCATGGAAACAAGTTACAAGTCCAACTACAAGTCCAACAAATAG
- the LOC125577137 gene encoding myb family transcription factor PHL8-like isoform X1, with amino-acid sequence MDNDKNHKTEEPKPRLRWSYELHHRFIDAVNQLGGPNSSVSVPFVLLEPYQVWVVRSYFLVSFSFLFCYVVVLEATPKGLMRVLEIPELTLYHLKSHLQKYRLGISERFIGNKQDAGRSQECQSQEDLGDQLDIIVPEEKHDEPNKNLQIKEAVEIQMEVQKKLHEQIEMQQQLQVRIEAQGKYLQSVLLKAQETLSGYKSSNLYAVASMANRNCLSSSISALTQADEDNEVEEEYDFLCTKKPENRGNESTRSSVDCSLASSESSEAKLDHRSQTIMRRSDELQFMEIKPEEVMDRKKRRWDDDVLCVEQSIRKKAFGGLDGEDLGLNLNSFKVMETSYKSNYKSNK; translated from the exons ATGGATAATGATAAGAATCACAAGACAGAGGAACCTAAACCGAGATTGAGATGGAGTTATGAGCTTCATCACAGATTCATCGACGCCGTTAATCAACTTGGGGGACCAAACAGTTCTGTTTCAGTTCCCTTTGTCCTTTTGGAACCTTATCAAGTTTGGGTGGTTAGGTCTTATTTCttagttagtttttcatttttgttttgttatgtgGTTGTTTTAGAGGCGACGCCTAAGGGTTTGATGAGGGTTCTCGAGATTCCTGAGCTTACTTTGTACCATCTCAAGAGTCATTTACAG AAATATCGGCTCGGGATAAGCGAGAGATTCATTGGCAACAAGCAAGATG CGGGAAGATCCCAAGAATGTCAGAGTCAAGAAGATCTTGGAGATCAACTAGACATTATTGTCCCCGAAGAAAAACATGACGAACCTAACAA AAACTTGCAAATCAAGGAAGCGGTAGAAATACAAATGGAAGTCCAGAAGAAGCTCCACGAACAAATCGAA ATGCAGCAGCAGTTACAAGTGAGAATAGAGGCACAAGGGAAATATTTACAGTCAGTGTTACTGAAAGCTCAAGAAACTCTCTCCGGTTACAAATCTTCTAATCTCTATGCAGTAGCATCGATGGCGAATAGAAACTGCCTCAGTTCTTCTATCTCAGCACTGACACAAGCAGATGAAGATAACGAGGTTGAGGAAGAATACGATTTCTTGTGTACCAAGAAACCAGAAAACAGAGGAAATGAGTCGACGAGAAGTTCAGTTGACTGCTCGTTGGCATCATCAGAAAGCTCAGAAGCAAAACTGGATCATCGTTCTCAGACCATTATGAGGAGATCAGACGAGCTTCAGTTTATGGAGATCAAACCAGAGGAAGTGATGGAtcggaagaagagaaggtgggACGATGATGTCCTTTGCGTAGAACAATCTATCCGGAAGAAAGCATTTGGAGGCCTAGACGGTGAGGACTTGGGTCTGAATTTAAATAGTTTCAAGGTCATGGAAACAAGTTACAAGTCCAACTACAAGTCCAACAAATAG
- the LOC106381478 gene encoding E3 ubiquitin-protein ligase MPSR1-like, translating into MATEQQAEVGRETSSASRRFSRNRDLYLFLPFLFSDQESSDGDHNVASWRERIILVNPFTQGMIVLEESSGLNPLLRDLLESREEGHPPASKASIDAMRVVDTDGWGGECVICLEEWKADETVKEMPCKHRFHGGCIEKWLGLHGSCPVCRYEMPIEGDEVERKRSDGGEIWVMFGRSSSGHDGGNSDGNTAGSGGT; encoded by the coding sequence ATGGCGACAGAACAACAAGCTGAAGTTGGAAGGGAGACCTCATCTGCTTCACGAAGATTTTCAAGGAACAGAGATTTATATCTCTTCTTGCCTTTCCTCTTCTCTGATCAAGAATCATCAGATGGAGACCACAACGTTGCTTCGTGGCGCGAGAGAATCATTCTTGTCAACCCTTTTACACAAGGAATGATCGTACTCGAGGAGTCATCAGGGTTAAATCCTCTGCTACGAGACTTACTTGAGTCACGCGAGGAAGGTCATCCTCCAGCGTCAAAGGCTTCCATCGATGCGATGAGGGTCGTTGATACCGACGGCTGGGGAGGAGAGTGTGTGATATGTTTAGAGGAATGGAAGGCGGACGAGACGGTGAAGGAGATGCCGTGTAAGCATAGGTTTCATGGAGGATGCATAGAGAAATGGTTAGGGTTACATGGGTCGTGTCCTGTTTGTAGGTACGAGATGCCTATTGAGGGAGATGAGGTTGAAAGGAAAAGAAGTGACGGGGGAGAGATTTGGGTTATGTTTGGTAGAAGTTCTTCTGGTCATGATGGTGGAAACAGTGATGGTAACACTGCTGGATCTGGTGGCACATGA